In Vitis vinifera cultivar Pinot Noir 40024 chromosome 4, ASM3070453v1, the genomic window CAAAGAGCTTGAAACCCTTAGGGAACCTTATTTCCATTCGTACACACTGACCGACAATAATTATCACAGCTATTGTGACCATAAGTCTTACTTCTATACCACACACTTGTGAATATGAGACACTTGTAGCCTTCTACTTTACATACCATCAATACCTACCCCAACATTCACCTGTATATATATTGAGTAAAGGAGTGAGACTTCCATGACTAATcccaaaatggaaaaaagtcATCCCTGTACTCGGAGAAGCAATAGAGGAGCTTGGACAGCTCTTGAAGACAAGCTGCTCAGAGATTATGTTAAAACTCATGGTCCAGGGAAGTGGAGGAATGTTTCCCAGGAGACAGGTAAGAGAGATGGGTTATGGATTGTGTATTTCTCGATCCATGAAATTCACTTTTGTTATTAAACCGCAGGCCTTGAAAGAAGTGGAAAGAGCTGCAGATTGAGGTGGTTGAATTATCTGAGACCTGATATCAAGAGAGGCAACATTTCTCctgaagaagaagacctcatCATTAGGCTCCACAAGCTCTTAGGCAACAggtatataaatttttctttgtttttttttctttctgattATATTAACAAATTGTTGATGGGTTGGTGATGATTTTAGAGCTACCCacgttttgatttttttgtttgtagatGGTCTTTGATAGCTGGAAGGCTTCCTGGACGATCAGACAATGAAATCAAGAACTATTGGAACACAACCTTAGCCAAGAGGGTGGTTCATGGCCAGAACTCCAACCAAAGCAAAGACGACAGAAAGGAAAAGGAGAAGGAGCCTTCTAACATGGATGAAGCACCCATGGAAATGAAAGGTAGTGAAGGGCCTGATCCCGTGAATGATTTCAAAGAAGATTATTCACCAAACCCAGCAATGGATTTCTCGGGAAAGCTCTTTCAATACAATGATACAGATTATGATCAGCTGTGGAACTTCTCTGATTTTGATGATGGCAGGTGGGGTTGTGGAAACATGGGAGGTGCCAATGGCCTGTGCCAGTGGTCTGATTTTCCGTCTGCAAGTGCTGAAGAAGCGGAGATTTTCTTCCATTCCTAAAGCTGATCATAAGCTTCTTTTGTTGAACTTGATCCATAAACATTATGTATctaattaagttgatttagtTGGATTGGAACTTTTCGGAATGAGTGGCCAGAGGTGGTTGAATAGGGATATTGTGTGATTTTGGAAATGATATTATTGTCTCATTCCCATAAATGGAATGGTTTGTCTCCTGATTAAAGAGGCAACTGCTAAGAATATATTCTCCACTTATGGAGATAAAAGATTCCACGTCTTACATCTTCTTCAGCATGTAAAAAATTTAAGGCGGGTTTGAGAAAATTGaagtgataaataaaagaaaatgtgaaggaataaaacttttttattttttattcaaacttatttttctatatatatatatatattacttgaaTTGTGtaagatttttaaatatttttttattatatttaattttactttataCTTTTGTAGTTAACcacacttttttttccttttaaataattttcactgcccaAACAGTCCTTATGATTTGCTTAGCCTACTTATATATGCTTATGACCATTTCTTGTATTTGAAAGATTGTTCATGCTAACTTCGCATATAGcaaaatacttttctttttataaattcattGATGCTTTTAGTCCGTAAAATCTTTCAAACATaaaggaaaaattttaaatcattttattttacaaatcaTATTTATTGGATTGTAAAAcctgaatcaattttattacatTTCGTTTGAAATATTGGGGTTTGACTGAACTTATTGGAATTGAGTTTCTCTCccattatatatttaactttattatatttttagaattttttaaaaaatataaccgtaattgagaagatttttttaaaaaattatcattatattttttgtttttcctttgattaGTATACATTTAATGAATATAGAGATCAAATTAATTACCGAATGgcattaaaatatcatattttatcttaattttttacttgtgtATATGGTTTTGGTTTACGGTATTAATGTGCCATATAGCAAAATACTTctcttttttataaattaaatttaaaaagaaaaaaaaaagatggggGAATTGATGACAGCTCTCAATGAGAAACTGCACAAGATAGAATGGCCAGTCCGCAAACGTGCCCCCTCTGAGCCCCACACAGCTCCTCATTTGACTTCTACAGGATTGTCGATAAGCTTGTCATTTAAtcaaggaaatttttttttttttttccaaaaaagggTTATCTACAGATTTCATCATATACTTGATTGAGTTTTCACCCTCTTCAGTGGTTCACAAATTATTAAACTGAAAGAAGGGTGTCAATCAATtattacataaaatttaattttttttgtaattttatatagatAGATAACATTCTTAAAGTccgtttgataatgattcttggaagcatttttaatatctctaatacttaaaaaaaaaattatcattcaagtgttaaaaatattaaaaacgttttctataATTACTCTCAAACActcttaatcatatttaattttgttattccGATTACTAATAAATGACAAATGTCAATATGATTCATTTGCTAACATAACTTGAATCAGACATGTTTTTCGTTGATTTGGATTAAATATAACTgtatttaaatcaaattcatatCTATTTATATAatccatttaataaatatattatttttcgatcAATTTATATAACACAAATTTATCCTAAATTGACCTATTTAATAATCGTATTGATTATAGcctatatttaactcatttaaaattcgattttaaataaataagcaaattAAGAACATATTAAGTTAAAAGGTTAATCATCTTGatttaactaaaaattaattcattataattattaaataagagtTATGATTTTGACACGAGAGGAACACGACACACAAACAAAAATCAGGTTACGATGTTAATGTCTTTATCCTTCATGAGCAGCATCTTCACCATATCAATCACATTAGACTTGGCTTAGCCTTATTAGGTGATACAAGTCCTACAATAtcatttctctttctttatttttcaaaggGCCACTTTCTTCTTCATGTACCCATCACCTCTTTTGTGTTCATTCATCAGGAGCAAGAGTACCAATCCTTTTGTTGTCTTATTTTGTAACTTACTAGCAAGATTTTGATAATGATTTCTGTCTGGTCTCACTGCATATGGATAAGTATTTCAAGCTTTAATTGCCCATGACAGTCcaattaatttctttatcttGGTTGAGCATACTCACCTTTCTCTCtccatacttttattttttcattgggATTATTGTAGAGAGAAAAGAGGTGGGTGTATTTAGCAACACCCAAATCTTTAATTTCctgtttataataaatatttatttattttttaaaatatattgtgTATGTTAATTGGCTAGAAAAAAGGTAGATTAAAAAGAACAACTTTTGATTGGGAagaatttttaaacattaaaagcAGTTTTGTAGTTTAAACACAAGTCCTATCTTTAAGATGaaaggagggggggggggggcaccACATCAAAGTTTTGTACCATGATTACATTATTTATatcataatcattttttttatactatagttatattattgatatttgatcacattttttatactttaattaCTTTCTTGGTGACTTCGTCATATACTTATATTTTATCATAACTTTTCGATTCTTATTTTACATGCATTCAAGTGAACATTAATGAAGACATTTGGTATAACGAGGCAAAATgtgttttatagtttttttacgatgagtttttaattccaaaagtgctttttttttaaaataaaaaaaaaaaaaaagatatttggcaaaatttagaaaatatttttaaaatttaaaaatctcagtataataataattttaggaagcGTTTTTACCTTAAAATGTgtcattgaaagaaaaaaaaattaggtgtttagtaaaattttaaaaatataaattttcttttttaatattagaataTCGCTTATCCTAAAAAGTACTTTTGGAAAAAACACTTTCATTCAAACCATTTTGAGTAGAAACATTTAGAGTATATTTAgaagtttttttattcaaaatatttttaatgaaaatatttttctcgtgaagtgtttttaggaaaatctcTTATAAAgtgtttatttagaaaatattataagtgatttttcaatactataaattatttttaaaaattttaaaattatttcttaaattttattaaacacttaattttttttaaatactttttaaattaaaagcactttttaaaatcattatcaatcatttaacagtgattttaaaaaacacttttaatctttttaatgcttgaaattttttattatttaagtttaaaaaatgttacaaatattttctaaaattactccCAAACCCACTTTGAATAgtatccaaaaaaatatttttaaatactaagATTATTATTTAGGTGGAATCTTCCAAGGTTGGAATTGGTAACGGCAAGTTCTGAATATGTAAACATCCAACTTAGGTTAGAAAAAATACCCATTCAAAATTATTGGGGTTTACATGAGTGTGAGTAGAAAGTATTATAACCTTTggaatttatatattattattattattattattatttaaattatattattattatcttattgaaaaaatatacaaattagagggaaaattataaattttttcaatttttttaattatactatattaataaatttattatttttatttaattatttgagtATCCTAatttaaatgtttgaaaattgaatttaagaattgctatatatattaaattaataattaataatatattttacgGAGCTTAACCTTCTTATTTGTCCAGATTGCAACTATGAAAGACTCACTCTTAAAAAtgattctatttttaataaaaatatttttaaaataaaattccaacattcaAATTCAATCACACCCATATTCTACTTCTTGCTTTgaagatgaaattttgaaaatgcaCCAACAAAACTATATAAACCAAGAAAATTGAATAAggtagtgtttttaaaaaaaaaaaattaaaaaaaagtcaaaataactAATTTGTATTGGCTAATATCAATGgcttatatttaacaaaataaaaaaaataaaatattttaattttttctattcatcaaaaaaacaaattggACTTAAATAAATGCCTTAATTTGAATGATCATGAATTAAACTTCATAATTTTAGCTTTATAAAATTTACATTaattatacataaaatttaatatatataataaatttttaaaaaatattttttttaaataattaaaatataagtgtattaaaaaaatatcttaattaaattagattcaaataagaaaatgtGTTTCCCATGGGTGACGCACAAAAAGCTAATTTTGAGGATTAAAAAATTGTTGGCCTTACTTCAATTAAtcttttatagtaattttaCTTAACtagttaaaaaaatgaataataattgctaaaaattgaaataaataaaataaaaaagctgAAGCCCAGATTCAAAACAGTATACCTGGTATAGCTCAAAACAAGTAACACCAAGGAAATCGAATACCAATGAATTCTCAATTATGTAAAGAAACTAACTGCCAAGAACAAACAGCCTAAAATGTACTCTTCTTCAGTCTCTCCTTGATTTTTTTCAGGTCTCaatctccatcttcttcttcaccatcACCTCCTCCACCTTCTTCATCGTCTTCTTCGTTGTCTTGTTCATCATCTTCTTCGTCTTCGTTGTTCATATCTTGGTCTCCTTCCTCAATGTCCCTATggttctccttttcttttccatggTTTATTTGTTGATCAGCTTCTGATTTATCATCAATGTTTCCATCAAAGGACTCCATTGGGGCAACCTTCTGAGCAGTGTTGGGGTCATTCATGGCTATAATGGCATCTAAGAGCTCTGAATTACCCTTCAAATTGTGAACCCCAGAATCAGTAGAAGCTGATGGGTTGGGATAGAATGGTGTTCTCGAGTATAGCTGATCGAGCTGATGAAAGTAAGGGCATGTTTTGGATTGGTGAGAGCGTTTCTTGGCACTGTCTTTGGTTTTTCTGAAGTACTTGTTGATGTTCTCCCACTTTTCCTTACATCTTTTGGCGCTTCTCTGATAACCCATTGAAGTCATTGAAGAGCTTATTTCTTCCCACAGAGGCCCTTTTAGGCCTGGCTCCTGAAACCTCGATTCTAATCTACTTCTGACTTGAATCAGTGCTTGGACTTCAGCTTTAGGCCATCTGCTGTTTGTGTTACTGCTGCTGAAGTTGTTGATTTTCACGGGTTCCTTTGGAAGATAACGTTGAGAGTGTAATTGGGTGTTGTTCTTATTGGGAAGATCGATGCTTTGGCCTGTGATTTTTTCTAAGTATGAGACAACCGCAACCTCTCTACTTGAAGCTAGAGTTTGTTCATGGGCTCTTGCGGCGGCTTCTCGGTTAAAGTTCTCGAGTTGTTTGCTCCTCCATGCTTCCTCTCGCTCCATCCTCTCTTGATCTATTCTCTCAACCACTTCCAAGAACTTTCTGTAGAGACCCTCTTGGTGATCCATCAGCTGCTTTACCAAGCTCTCAAAGAAACCCGCCATGGAATTCAACTCTTCCTTCATTTTCCTCCTCCTCTTCCTTTTCTGAAGCTTCCGCAACGCAGCTTCTTCCCCAATTGAGGTCTCTGACCCATGATCAACCCCAATTGCAGCAGCAGCACCACCGAGATTGCTGCAATGGGGATCAGCTAAAGGCCTCAGCAACCCGGCATTCCTAGTCATGTTTTCACCGGTCAGAGCTGATCCCGATCCCGTTTGATTCGTTTCGCCAAGCCCCGCACCGCTGCAAATTGCTTCAAGCTCACCGAAAAATCTGTACTTGTTTCCCAAGTTCTTGCCTCCATCGTTGTCTAGTACTTGTCCGTGATTAATCTTCTTGTTGCCCTCTCCCTCTTCCTTCTTCTCTTCATCTTCATTAGTCTCCTTGTCGTTCTTGTTGAAGAGCTGGGCATTCAGGGGTTTCCTTAAACATAAACACAGAGAATTATAGGACAATGGCAAACAACAAGGACAACTGAAAAATAAAAGCACGCAAAACAAAATTATGCAAATCTGTGACTGTTTATAGAGATTACCAGAAAGGTTCTTTAATGGTACCATCTCCTTGGGACTGCCAACAACATTGGGGCATTTCTAGGGAATTAGGTCTATTCCCAGGAATATGTTCCTCACTGCCACCAATCAAACCATCCTCCTCTTTATCTTCTTCGTTCATCACAACCTCTCTGTTACCACTATTCTCGTTCAAACCCAGCTTGAAATTGAAGAAAGGAAGCGAGGCGCTGCCTCCTTCGCCGCCACCGCCATTGCCGAcaccttctcctcctcctccaccatTGCGACCCAGTTCATTTTCCAGTCTTAGCTGCTGGTGCAGTCTCCGCTGTTGCTGTTGCTGTTGCTGCTGCAGTTGAAATACTTCAAACTGGTGCTGTTGCTGCAGCAATTGCTGGGTAAATGGAACGGGATGGAGCTGAAAGAActgttgttgctgctgctgccTCTCATGTTTCTGCTGCTGGTGCGGCGGCGGGGGCGGCGgcagatggtggtggtggtggtggtgttgaTAATGAAGATGGTGGTGCTGGTTTTGCTTCTGGGGGGTTGAGATTGAGAAAAGTGAAGAACAAGAATCACCCTCCATGAATTGCTGCTGATGGGTCTCTGCCATTCCATAACCATACTGCATTTTTGCCTTCTGAAAACACTCTGGCCGGACAGTCTTGAATGAAGCGTGAGGACCTCAACCCCAGAGCAAACCACTgctcttctctttttccttttctctttccctCTGACTCTACAGATTGGGATTATCTAAcaaacaaaccctaaaccctgaaTCACTTTTGGGCACAGGTTAAAACTCTGAGTTCTGTGGAGAGACCCATGATTAATATTTGAGATAGGACTGTTACTCCCTGATAGATGTTCAGgagaatttttcatttttttgagcttttttcttttagggtttgaaaataattcaatttcattttctttattaaaaaaaaaaaaaaagcatattaatgtaattttttaaaattaaatacacaaaacttattaaatttattaaaaaaatatatgtatataataatGTCGGTGGAAAGAAAAATGCTTTAagagtactattttttattttttatgtctgaattttttttcaaatatcttaTGACCCACCAttaaaatttcttcattttaattataaattctttcaaaattcaGCCCTCAACCCCTCGTCCAATTTCCTCCTGCAgacccaaaattttctttaaaataaagatGGGTGACGTGTCGATATATGATTGGTCCAGCAGAGAATAGTGCAGAGGAGGCGAGTGGGGGATTGCCTCTGGTGTGGGCATCGTAGGAATGGACGGCTGAGAGGGATGACACGTGGGCTAAAACGGCAGACATGCGACATCCTTTTTGGAAGTATACAATTGATGTCCACGTGAAGAGTACAGTTACATTGTCCTCGTGTCTCCACCATTAAATTCTGTGTCCAGTGCGGATCTCGAGGTCCATCCGACGGCCACGATTTATTGCCAGTTAGAACACTGTTTTCTCTTACACATTTTCGCTCTGCTTCCAATATTTttgtaggatttttttttttttggctttttttggCCCTATGGTCTggtatctatttttaaaattagtgaaaaaataatttttttataatattaaatttcttaaaatatttttttatattttacatttatatttaaaacaatttataataataaaaaaaaccaaaaaaacttcaaatttacTTTTAGAAAAAGCAACTTGGGTGACTAAATTGTGAAAAACTTGTTTTCAgccaaaatttatttaacataattttaaaattaaaaaaatattttatattttaaacagGAAGGAAAATTATAGTGTAAGTCcctaaaagttatttttttttttttgtcttttagtTTTAAGGTGataaagtgaaaattttgagaattagTGATTGGATATAATTTccattttagattttgtttaaaaatattgaaaataaaaatatatatatggttttatttttaacatttttgatataaaattttttaaaataaaatataaaaactagttactattaaattattaaataagtattatttttatttttataaatacgAAGCAAAAATttagttaataaaaaatgaatacaaaattgaaaaaacaaatatttatatttatttatttatttttaatatgattttttggggcatttgtttatttatttatttttaattttactatttgtCCGActatacattttttatatacatattcacaaaatcttaattattattattgcttttACTATTTCTACCTTTAAAGTAGGAgtaaaagtatttattattgctttttatttaaattttatgtttaagaaatatgttttaaaaataatgataacttTGTGAAGGGGCATCATAGGTataataagtttaaattttgtaagtttgaattttttgaaaaattggttGTTCAGTATGGTATCAAAAGTTGATACGATAACAGTTTTCAGAATTGGTTGTTTAACATAATATTAGTTTGATTTGATGGGGTCACGAGGTTGACTATTCTATCAATCGAGACCGCATGAAGGGTATGAAGGagttttaacaaaattaaattagttgttcaataaattttttaattaaataaaaatattaaagtataataaattaatgggttgatatttaagaattttatcTAAACACTTATGAAAATTGAGCGTGaggttttaacatttaaaaggCTATTTCAACCGGTGATGTCATTttcttctaataataataataataatataattatttaatttagagaaaattatttaaaggctaatttttttcaaattattttttgaacaaaaaaaatccaaatcaattgttgaaaattCAGTCACATGTGTCCTTTCTAATTAAGATGCCTCACCAAATTTGGTGAAAAAGGCAAGAGAGGTGGGGGGCATCCTTGAAGAGAAAGAGATAGAGCACATAAGCTTTACCCTTAAAATTAAGGCATTATATTGATGAGGTCCCAAGTAGATTGTCCTTTGAACATAGCGGTGTCCTAGCGTGGTCAATTGACCAGTAAAGATTTCACACTGCTCCTCTTGGATTGGACCCATCATTTATTTGCTTGCATAAGTAGATGAAGACCTTCAGCCTTCAGGAATCAACTTGTCAGACATTTTCATCcattaatttctcaaaaataaattcatctccttttttctttaataacattcataactatttttctttctttcagtATTGATGGGAAATTCACCTAACAAAAAAGTGACGTCACTTGAATATTGAAAAGGTTTCAAAGTTCAGAATGATCGATTTATTACTGACAAGACACTATCATTGAGTTATGCTATTGGACTTCACAATCTAAAAATAGGACACTATGTATTAAAAGCGATGTGAGGTCAattctccaaatttttttaaataaatattgaaaaatgtaTATGAAAGTCACACTGCTTTTGTTAAGGATCAATTTTAGTTGTACTAAAAGAAAATGCACTTGatcattgattttttaaaataagatttaattttttttataaaaaaaatattaaatcattgTCAACATGTAAAACTGTCTAAATAGAgatgttaaaaattaaatattattaatataaaatcaatatttaattatattatttcatttctcttattattattaatttcacaAATAATGTTTTGGTGGAGTAGAGGATgagtgaaaagagaaaaaaaaattatgaaagttaattatttgaaaatataatagaaaatttttattaaaaaaagaaaaagaaaaaagtgtttataaggtagccatttattattaaaaataaaaaataaaaaataaaaaaatccccaTTTTAAGGACCCACTTGGTCTCATGGCCATGATTTTAAATCTTCAATTtgatgagaaataaaataaatataagcttaaattaaataatatatagcTATTTTCCCAACTTCATtcatttacttcttttttttaaaaaaaaagaagctaaatttaaaaaaaaatatcaaattaaaagaaattatatattcAAAAGAAGTGTTGCAGTCAACATAAAATGGAACCGTTTTCAAATGTTTTCGATAGCTTGGGAAGCAAGGCATGAGAAATGACaatctttttcattatttgggAAGCAAGGCAAGAGAAATATGTCCTTTTccaccttttttctttcctcttgtTTTTCCGAAGGCAACTTTTGAAAAATTGGCATCCATGAAGAAAAATCAGAAGTGGACAATTCTTCATCCTCAAGAGCACATGTTGAAGAGAAAAAGGCACATTCCTCTTTGTTGATTTTGGGCATCATGGACCATTGACAATCATTCCACAAAAACCCTATAAAACCCATAGAACATTAGCTCCATTCCCTTCAAATTTCTATCATTCCAAACAAAACCCAACTGggattttgatagaaaaaataaatggaagGCTTGACTTCGAAGACCATGGCATTTTCTTTTGCCATATTGGTTGTCTATGGTCTCTTGAGAGCAGTTTACACCATTTGGTGGAGACCCAAAAGCCTAGAGAAGCAATTGAGGCAGCAAG contains:
- the LOC100261180 gene encoding transcription factor WER: MTNPKMEKSHPCTRRSNRGAWTALEDKLLRDYVKTHGPGKWRNVSQETGLERSGKSCRLRWLNYLRPDIKRGNISPEEEDLIIRLHKLLGNRWSLIAGRLPGRSDNEIKNYWNTTLAKRVVHGQNSNQSKDDRKEKEKEPSNMDEAPMEMKGSEGPDPVNDFKEDYSPNPAMDFSGKLFQYNDTDYDQLWNFSDFDDGRWGCGNMGGANGLCQWSDFPSASAEEAEIFFHS
- the LOC100256096 gene encoding trihelix transcription factor DF1; the encoded protein is MQYGYGMAETHQQQFMEGDSCSSLFSISTPQKQNQHHHLHYQHHHHHHHLPPPPPPHQQQKHERQQQQQQFFQLHPVPFTQQLLQQQHQFEVFQLQQQQQQQQRRLHQQLRLENELGRNGGGGGEGVGNGGGGEGGSASLPFFNFKLGLNENSGNREVVMNEEDKEEDGLIGGSEEHIPGNRPNSLEMPQCCWQSQGDGTIKEPFWKPLNAQLFNKNDKETNEDEEKKEEGEGNKKINHGQVLDNDGGKNLGNKYRFFGELEAICSGAGLGETNQTGSGSALTGENMTRNAGLLRPLADPHCSNLGGAAAAIGVDHGSETSIGEEAALRKLQKRKRRRKMKEELNSMAGFFESLVKQLMDHQEGLYRKFLEVVERIDQERMEREEAWRSKQLENFNREAAARAHEQTLASSREVAVVSYLEKITGQSIDLPNKNNTQLHSQRYLPKEPVKINNFSSSNTNSRWPKAEVQALIQVRSRLESRFQEPGLKGPLWEEISSSMTSMGYQRSAKRCKEKWENINKYFRKTKDSAKKRSHQSKTCPYFHQLDQLYSRTPFYPNPSASTDSGVHNLKGNSELLDAIIAMNDPNTAQKVAPMESFDGNIDDKSEADQQINHGKEKENHRDIEEGDQDMNNEDEEDDEQDNEEDDEEGGGGDGEEEDGD